One stretch of Siphonobacter curvatus DNA includes these proteins:
- a CDS encoding alpha-2-macroglobulin family protein has product MRGFRVFGLLALAVLFSTCSKLNEVVVRATNFEDEIQLAQNLVFTFNKDLVPEAELGIWQSTKFVEFEPAIPGRFKWVGKNELVFSPTSSFQPATEYQARLSDKILTQAKDKSLGVSTEKLTFHTPYLAVKETEAYWTRSRTGHQAVAKLKLHFNYPVSGGEVGTKLTVSEKEQKVGFSIGQNGVASTVPLTLSGVQEARPLDLALESGLSVANTAFKTKETTELQTTLPDPKTLEIVRVETGFENNRGFIKVITTQELNPENLAAAYQLISSTAPPATVEYDTLGNPIPIQAKTTSLQTQPELLENGLLIRGDFNETDTYTLTLNSQLRGVLGPSLSEAYTKDLYFGKMPAGLEFVHKKAVYLTSKGHRNVAVNITNIPKVQVRISKIYENNILSYLRNNRYRDYRYDSEGNGSEQGYVYSEDGGTYSDIVVNKTIETEDLPKTGGVSLLNLSLPDPTNSFRGIYLVSLNSNDEYYHNATKLVSISDIGLIGKQSGDEFLVFAHSIRTTEPLKNVQVNLVSSNNQTLQTIATDAKGLAVFKDLKASDFTTALITARTDEDFNYLFLEDTQVQTSRFEVEGKRDNASGFEAFLYGDRTIYRPGETLHFNVVVRKQAWETPGEIPLKVRLLMPNGKEYRTLRLTTNAEGAVAQDIPLETATLTGTYQLEVLNANDVLLTSQAISVEEFMPDRIKVDVRTPKESYRSGETAPVTATATNLFGPPAADRNYEMELQVKRQLFRPKGYEGFVFDIPDQTKFDNQVRQGKTDATGLASERFVLPATWQDMGLLEAQTFVTIFDETGRPVNRLQRFAIQTQPVLYGIGLPDTYVGTNAPVTIPLVALNAAGQPVVATGQIDIVKHEYQTVIEKNTDGSMKYSSKRQSKVVFTREVTFAKGRASVSYAPATSGEYEIRLHRRGSRNWTSQEFYAYGRGQTSSTAFEVNNEGQVEMTFDKARYEVGDKAKVLFKTPFAGKLLVTVERNRVLEHHLLDTDEKSAELQFPIGAEHLPNVYVSATLFRPMDDADLPLTVAHGYAPVMVGQSNRQLPVTITAIEQSRSKTKQTIRVKTEGRAQVTLAVVDEGILQLKNYKSPDPYGFFYQKRALEVGGFDLYAYLHPELSIRSRSSVGGDGFSMEKRINPLANGRVKLVALWSGILTTNGSGEAEFSVDIPQFSGDLRIMAVAYKDKAFGSASKNMKVADPLVISTALPRFASPADELTVPVSITNTTKKLAQITATLQTTGALQNTSPAPQSISIAADQEGRAVFSVKAAQTIGTGKVVVRVKGLGETFSEEIDLTVRPSVGLVKTSVSGVVNGGQTAAVPLNVGELVPGTVKASLRVSRSPLVSLADPLNRLLQYPYGCLEQTVSVAFPQLYLAELVKILQSGRKPYLKTGTSDLNPTTNITAALHKIETLQLFNGGFSMWQAGQREDWWTTAYAVHFMLEAQKAGYEINPATLSKALDFLNQQVSKQATEKTAQTNEDGSVTNRTRAKRETVYSLYVLSLAGKPNRAVMNYYKANPALLTSERRYLLAAAFGTVGDEGSKASLLPANFRPEQQERETGGSFSSPIRNQALVLNTLLETDPANRQIPGLARQLSAAVKQAPWLSTQEESFALLALGKLARKAAQSSVTARILSNGKVLETFSGKDLLLSKGLDQPATITATGKGSLYYFAEAEGLSRSGTIAATDQVLEVRKQYLDRNGKPLSGALQQNQLIVVKVTVRSQNGLPVENVVVTDMLPAGLEIENPRLTPERELSWVKNQSIPDHFDLRDDRIHYFTSVSAQPKTFYYLARAVSKGRFTAGPVSADAMYNGEYRSYSGGETVVVE; this is encoded by the coding sequence ATGCGTGGCTTCCGCGTGTTTGGGCTGCTGGCTCTGGCCGTCCTGTTTTCTACCTGTTCGAAGCTCAATGAAGTCGTCGTACGGGCTACCAATTTTGAAGACGAAATTCAACTGGCTCAGAATCTGGTTTTTACCTTCAATAAGGACCTGGTACCGGAGGCTGAACTGGGCATTTGGCAGAGTACTAAATTCGTTGAATTCGAACCTGCCATTCCCGGTCGCTTCAAGTGGGTAGGGAAAAATGAACTGGTGTTTTCGCCGACGTCTTCCTTCCAGCCCGCCACCGAATACCAGGCACGTCTTTCCGACAAAATCCTGACACAGGCCAAGGATAAATCATTGGGTGTTTCGACCGAAAAACTCACCTTTCATACGCCTTATCTGGCGGTGAAAGAAACGGAAGCGTACTGGACCCGCTCGCGGACGGGCCATCAGGCAGTAGCGAAACTAAAACTGCATTTCAATTATCCGGTATCGGGCGGTGAAGTGGGTACCAAACTGACCGTCAGCGAAAAGGAACAGAAAGTCGGCTTTAGTATCGGACAGAACGGCGTGGCTAGTACCGTACCCCTTACCTTGTCCGGGGTTCAGGAAGCCAGACCGCTGGATCTGGCGCTGGAATCCGGGCTTTCCGTAGCCAACACTGCCTTTAAAACCAAAGAAACCACCGAGCTACAAACAACGCTCCCTGATCCGAAAACGCTGGAAATCGTACGCGTCGAAACGGGTTTTGAGAATAATCGCGGCTTCATCAAGGTCATTACTACGCAGGAACTGAACCCGGAAAATCTGGCGGCGGCGTATCAGCTTATCAGCAGTACCGCTCCCCCCGCTACCGTTGAATACGATACGCTGGGCAATCCGATTCCGATACAAGCGAAAACGACTTCGCTGCAAACGCAACCTGAGTTACTGGAAAACGGGCTCCTCATTCGCGGGGACTTTAACGAAACGGATACCTACACCCTGACCCTCAACAGCCAGCTACGCGGCGTACTCGGGCCTTCACTAAGCGAAGCGTATACCAAGGATTTGTACTTTGGAAAAATGCCCGCCGGTCTGGAATTTGTGCATAAAAAAGCGGTGTACCTAACGTCCAAGGGCCATCGCAATGTGGCGGTCAACATTACGAATATTCCGAAAGTACAGGTACGAATTTCCAAGATTTACGAAAACAATATCCTCAGTTACCTTCGTAACAACCGCTACCGTGATTACCGCTACGACAGCGAGGGCAACGGATCGGAGCAGGGGTATGTGTACTCAGAAGATGGCGGTACGTACTCCGACATCGTCGTAAACAAAACGATTGAAACGGAGGATTTACCCAAAACGGGCGGGGTTTCCCTACTCAACCTGAGTTTGCCGGACCCGACCAATTCCTTTCGGGGCATCTATCTGGTCTCGCTGAATTCCAACGACGAGTACTACCATAACGCTACCAAGCTGGTCAGCATCTCGGATATTGGCTTGATTGGCAAACAATCCGGCGACGAATTTCTGGTCTTCGCCCACTCCATCCGGACGACCGAACCGCTGAAAAACGTACAAGTGAACCTGGTTTCCTCCAATAACCAGACCCTTCAAACCATTGCTACCGACGCCAAAGGACTGGCGGTATTTAAAGACCTAAAAGCATCCGATTTTACAACGGCTCTGATTACAGCTCGTACCGACGAGGACTTCAATTATCTGTTTCTGGAAGATACGCAGGTACAAACCAGCCGCTTTGAAGTAGAGGGTAAACGCGATAATGCGTCGGGTTTCGAGGCTTTTCTGTACGGCGACCGGACCATCTATCGACCCGGCGAAACACTGCATTTCAACGTAGTGGTTCGGAAACAGGCCTGGGAAACGCCGGGTGAAATTCCGCTGAAAGTACGCTTACTGATGCCGAACGGCAAAGAGTATCGTACCTTGCGACTGACCACCAACGCCGAAGGAGCTGTAGCCCAGGACATTCCGCTGGAAACGGCTACACTAACGGGCACCTATCAGCTGGAAGTACTGAATGCCAACGATGTACTCCTGACTTCGCAGGCCATTTCGGTAGAAGAATTCATGCCCGATCGTATCAAGGTAGACGTCCGTACACCCAAAGAAAGCTACCGTTCCGGCGAAACGGCCCCGGTTACGGCCACGGCTACTAACCTGTTTGGCCCACCCGCCGCCGACCGGAACTACGAAATGGAGTTACAGGTGAAACGTCAGCTATTCCGACCCAAAGGATACGAGGGTTTCGTCTTCGATATTCCCGATCAGACTAAATTCGACAATCAGGTACGGCAGGGAAAAACCGACGCTACCGGACTCGCCAGCGAGCGTTTCGTACTGCCCGCCACTTGGCAGGATATGGGATTGCTCGAAGCCCAGACTTTTGTGACCATATTTGACGAAACCGGGCGACCCGTGAACCGGCTCCAACGTTTTGCGATTCAGACCCAACCCGTTCTGTACGGCATCGGGCTACCGGATACCTACGTTGGTACCAACGCTCCCGTGACCATTCCACTCGTGGCTTTGAATGCGGCCGGACAGCCCGTAGTTGCCACCGGGCAGATCGACATTGTGAAACACGAATACCAGACCGTCATTGAAAAGAATACCGACGGTTCGATGAAGTACTCTTCCAAACGACAATCCAAAGTCGTGTTTACGCGGGAGGTAACTTTTGCCAAAGGCCGGGCTTCGGTCAGTTATGCTCCGGCGACTTCGGGCGAGTACGAAATTCGTCTGCATCGCAGGGGTTCTCGCAACTGGACGAGTCAGGAATTTTACGCCTATGGTCGCGGACAAACCAGCAGTACTGCCTTTGAAGTGAACAACGAAGGACAGGTCGAAATGACGTTCGACAAAGCCCGCTACGAGGTGGGCGACAAAGCAAAAGTGCTTTTCAAAACGCCTTTCGCGGGGAAACTGCTGGTGACGGTGGAACGAAACCGGGTACTGGAACACCACCTGTTGGATACCGACGAGAAATCGGCCGAACTACAATTTCCCATCGGGGCAGAACACTTGCCCAACGTGTACGTCTCGGCTACGCTTTTCCGCCCCATGGACGATGCCGACCTGCCGCTGACGGTGGCTCACGGCTACGCTCCGGTGATGGTCGGTCAGTCTAACCGCCAGTTGCCCGTAACGATTACGGCGATTGAGCAGTCGCGTTCGAAAACCAAACAGACCATTCGGGTGAAAACAGAAGGCCGTGCCCAGGTAACGCTGGCCGTAGTGGACGAAGGCATCCTGCAACTTAAAAACTACAAATCCCCCGATCCTTACGGCTTTTTCTACCAGAAACGAGCCCTGGAAGTAGGCGGATTCGACCTCTACGCCTATCTGCACCCGGAGCTAAGTATTCGTTCGCGTAGCTCGGTGGGGGGCGATGGGTTTAGTATGGAAAAACGCATCAATCCACTGGCGAATGGCCGGGTGAAGCTGGTCGCTCTCTGGAGTGGAATACTGACTACTAATGGCAGCGGCGAGGCGGAATTCTCGGTGGATATTCCGCAGTTCTCGGGCGACTTACGCATCATGGCGGTGGCGTACAAAGACAAAGCTTTTGGCTCGGCTTCCAAAAACATGAAAGTGGCCGATCCGCTGGTGATCAGTACGGCCCTGCCCCGTTTTGCCAGTCCGGCCGACGAGCTGACCGTACCCGTCAGCATTACCAACACCACGAAAAAACTGGCTCAGATAACCGCTACCCTCCAAACGACGGGAGCCTTGCAGAATACCAGTCCCGCTCCACAATCCATCTCGATTGCTGCCGACCAGGAAGGACGGGCGGTATTTTCAGTGAAAGCCGCTCAGACCATCGGTACGGGCAAAGTGGTGGTACGCGTAAAAGGTTTGGGCGAAACGTTTAGTGAAGAGATTGATCTGACGGTACGGCCCAGCGTAGGGCTGGTGAAAACGTCCGTTTCGGGCGTAGTAAATGGCGGACAAACGGCCGCCGTTCCGCTGAATGTTGGAGAGCTGGTGCCGGGTACCGTTAAAGCCTCGCTACGGGTAAGTCGTTCGCCGCTGGTGTCGCTGGCCGATCCTTTAAACCGCCTGTTGCAGTATCCTTATGGCTGTTTGGAGCAGACGGTATCCGTGGCTTTCCCTCAATTGTACCTCGCCGAGCTGGTTAAAATCTTGCAATCGGGACGAAAACCGTACCTGAAAACGGGAACTTCGGACCTTAACCCAACGACTAACATTACAGCAGCCTTACACAAAATTGAGACGTTGCAACTCTTCAACGGCGGTTTCTCGATGTGGCAGGCGGGCCAACGCGAAGATTGGTGGACGACGGCATACGCGGTTCATTTCATGCTCGAAGCCCAGAAAGCCGGGTACGAAATCAACCCCGCTACCTTGAGCAAGGCTCTTGATTTTCTCAACCAGCAGGTCAGCAAGCAGGCCACTGAAAAGACAGCCCAAACCAATGAAGACGGCAGCGTAACCAACCGAACGCGGGCGAAACGTGAAACCGTTTACAGCCTCTACGTACTCAGCCTGGCCGGGAAACCAAACCGGGCAGTGATGAACTATTACAAAGCGAACCCCGCCCTGCTGACTTCCGAGAGGCGATACCTGTTGGCGGCGGCTTTCGGTACGGTGGGTGATGAAGGCAGCAAAGCCTCCTTACTTCCCGCCAATTTCCGTCCCGAACAACAGGAGCGGGAAACGGGGGGCAGTTTCTCCAGCCCTATTCGGAATCAGGCTCTGGTTCTGAATACACTGCTGGAAACCGACCCGGCCAATAGACAGATTCCGGGTCTGGCCCGGCAACTTTCAGCAGCGGTGAAGCAGGCTCCCTGGCTTTCTACGCAGGAAGAAAGTTTTGCTCTGCTGGCTCTCGGTAAGCTGGCTCGTAAGGCGGCTCAGTCATCGGTAACAGCTCGTATTTTGAGTAATGGGAAAGTACTGGAAACGTTTAGTGGCAAAGATTTGCTGCTCAGCAAAGGTCTGGATCAGCCTGCCACAATTACCGCCACGGGCAAAGGTTCGCTATATTATTTCGCCGAAGCGGAAGGCTTAAGCCGTAGCGGTACCATTGCGGCAACCGATCAGGTACTGGAGGTACGCAAACAATACCTGGACCGAAATGGTAAACCTCTTTCGGGAGCCTTACAGCAGAATCAACTGATTGTGGTGAAAGTGACGGTACGCTCGCAAAACGGCTTGCCCGTCGAAAATGTGGTCGTAACCGATATGTTACCCGCCGGACTGGAAATTGAAAACCCCCGCCTTACGCCCGAACGCGAACTGAGCTGGGTCAAAAACCAATCCATTCCCGACCATTTCGACCTGCGGGACGACCGGATTCATTATTTCACCAGCGTTTCGGCTCAACCCAAAACGTTTTATTACCTGGCCCGAGCCGTCTCCAAAGGACGCTTTACGGCAGGCCCCGTCTCTGCCGATGCGATGTACAACGGGGAATATCGGAGTTATTCGGGTGGTGAGACTGTAGTGGTAGAATAG
- a CDS encoding AAA family ATPase, with the protein MDAFESRIDLSELYQTVADIRTEVGKVIVGQHAMIDLLLTALFADGHVLIEGVPGVAKTLTAKLLAKTISVDFNRIQFTPDLMPSDVLGTSVFNPKVSEFEFKPGPIFSHIVLIDEINRAPAKTQSALFEVMEERQVTNAGQTYPMSAPFLVLATQNPIEQEGTYRLPEAQLDRFLFKIIVQYPTLDQETEILRGHHERRSNTDAVEAIQAVLSRQQLTTLRGKVRQIVIEDKVLTYIAQLVHETRTSKFLYLGASPRASVALLNASKALAALRGRDFVTPEDVQELALPVLRHRLILTPEKEMEGTTPDAIIEQILKKVEVPR; encoded by the coding sequence ATGGATGCCTTTGAATCTCGAATTGACTTAAGTGAACTGTACCAGACCGTCGCTGATATTCGCACGGAAGTAGGAAAAGTAATTGTGGGCCAGCACGCCATGATTGATCTACTGCTGACGGCCCTCTTTGCCGACGGTCACGTACTGATTGAAGGCGTACCGGGTGTAGCCAAAACGCTGACGGCCAAGTTACTGGCCAAAACCATTTCGGTCGATTTCAATCGCATTCAGTTTACACCCGATCTGATGCCTTCAGACGTACTGGGCACCTCGGTATTCAACCCCAAAGTTTCCGAGTTTGAGTTTAAACCCGGTCCGATTTTCTCGCATATCGTGCTGATTGACGAAATCAACCGGGCTCCGGCCAAAACGCAGTCGGCTTTATTCGAGGTCATGGAAGAACGGCAGGTCACCAACGCTGGACAAACCTACCCGATGTCGGCTCCTTTTCTGGTACTGGCTACGCAAAATCCCATTGAGCAGGAAGGTACCTATCGACTGCCCGAAGCCCAGTTGGATCGTTTTCTTTTCAAGATCATCGTGCAGTATCCTACGCTGGATCAGGAAACAGAAATCCTGCGTGGTCACCACGAACGCCGCTCCAATACGGACGCCGTAGAAGCCATCCAGGCCGTTTTATCCCGGCAACAACTGACGACCCTACGAGGAAAAGTCCGTCAGATTGTAATTGAAGATAAAGTCCTTACTTACATTGCTCAACTGGTTCACGAAACCCGTACATCTAAGTTTCTGTACCTGGGAGCTTCGCCCCGGGCATCGGTGGCTCTGCTCAATGCCTCCAAAGCCTTGGCTGCCTTGCGGGGACGGGATTTCGTTACGCCCGAAGACGTACAGGAACTGGCCCTTCCGGTGTTACGGCATCGCCTCATCCTGACGCCCGAAAAAGAAATGGAAGGCACCACGCCCGACGCCATCATCGAACAGATTCTCAAGAAAGTAGAAGTACCTCGCTAA
- a CDS encoding TonB-dependent receptor, with translation MNRFFIFLLFLSFQSFAQQITVTGTVTSTTGETLAGATILEKNTMNGTTANAQGQYQLTVSGPNAIIVASFVGYDRQEKPLSGSTNLNFTLTEGNLLNQVEVVGSRSLNRSPTDTPAPVDIIDLQKVTSRTGQLDVNQLLQYAAPSFNSNRQTGSDGADHVDPASLRGLGPDQTLVLINGKRRHQSSLVNLFGTRGRGNSGTDLNAIPAAAIERIEILRDGAAAQYGSDAIAGVINIVLKSTTNVLEVNANAGAYQAKYRFDNQKFDGLNYNVNANYGLKIGKDGFVNVTGDYNFRDHTNRANTNPEDVVRRQYGDPKVQNASVYLNAKIPLSERTQLYTFGGLNYRKGDAYAWTRFADDDRNVPAIYPDGFDPIISSKINDRAITVGVRQLVGKSEFDLYNTFGSNRFTYSVHNTLNTSLGPNSPTSFNAGGFQLNQNVTGLKFSRYYKTVLQGFNLAAGAEYRVENYQIFAGEEASYRSYEAGQAPGAQGFPGFQPSDAINRNRSNIGAYVDLEADVTKSLLLGVAGRYEQYSDFGGTFNGKLSARYKLTDFLTLRATASTGFRAPSLPQIYFNSTITNFVNGQPVEVLIARNDSRVTQALGIPKLKQETSQNLSAGITLNPTNSLSITVDGYLIKIKDRVVLTGGFEDTDDVIGEDLKALGVGRAQFFTNAVSTTTRGLDVIVTHRATLGAGSLTTSLAANFNKLTIDTVNTTPRLAGKQDTYFDIRERYFVMYSAPPSKINLSFDYTLRKFNVMLRFVRFGEIKLANWNYDLNDLDVYKPKVTTDLTLGYRITPQVGIAIGGTNLFNVYPTLHQPSLTESGGAWDPVQMGSNGSFWFARLNLKF, from the coding sequence ATGAATCGGTTTTTTATTTTTCTTCTCTTTCTTTCCTTTCAGAGCTTTGCTCAGCAAATTACCGTGACGGGTACGGTTACCTCTACTACGGGCGAAACGCTGGCCGGAGCCACGATCCTTGAAAAAAATACCATGAACGGTACGACCGCGAACGCCCAGGGTCAGTATCAGCTAACGGTCTCCGGTCCTAATGCAATAATCGTAGCTTCCTTTGTGGGCTACGATCGGCAGGAAAAGCCCTTGAGTGGCAGCACGAACCTGAACTTCACTTTAACGGAAGGCAACTTACTCAATCAGGTAGAAGTGGTAGGCTCCCGGAGTCTGAACCGATCTCCGACGGATACGCCAGCCCCGGTTGATATTATTGATTTGCAAAAGGTTACCTCCCGAACGGGTCAGTTGGATGTAAACCAATTGCTGCAGTACGCCGCTCCCTCGTTTAACTCCAACCGCCAGACGGGTTCCGACGGAGCCGACCACGTCGATCCGGCTTCCTTACGCGGCTTAGGTCCTGACCAGACGCTTGTACTCATCAATGGCAAGCGTCGCCATCAGTCTTCATTAGTAAATTTATTCGGCACCCGGGGACGTGGTAATTCGGGTACGGACCTGAACGCCATCCCGGCGGCCGCGATCGAACGCATTGAAATTTTACGCGACGGAGCCGCGGCTCAGTACGGTTCGGATGCCATTGCGGGGGTGATTAACATCGTTCTGAAGTCAACGACGAATGTGCTCGAAGTAAACGCCAATGCCGGAGCCTATCAGGCCAAGTATCGTTTCGACAACCAGAAATTTGACGGTCTGAACTACAACGTCAATGCCAACTACGGCCTGAAAATTGGTAAAGATGGGTTTGTGAATGTAACGGGCGATTACAATTTCCGCGATCATACCAACCGGGCGAATACCAATCCCGAAGATGTGGTGCGGCGACAGTACGGCGACCCGAAAGTACAGAATGCCTCGGTGTACCTGAATGCCAAGATTCCTTTGAGTGAACGGACGCAACTCTATACTTTCGGCGGTCTGAATTATCGTAAGGGCGATGCCTACGCCTGGACCCGTTTCGCGGATGATGATCGCAACGTACCCGCCATTTATCCCGATGGTTTCGATCCCATTATTTCCAGCAAAATCAACGATCGGGCCATTACCGTAGGCGTTCGTCAGTTAGTAGGTAAATCGGAGTTCGACCTATACAATACGTTCGGCTCCAATCGCTTTACGTACTCCGTTCATAACACACTTAATACTTCTTTGGGCCCCAACTCCCCGACTTCGTTCAACGCCGGCGGTTTTCAGTTGAATCAGAACGTAACGGGTCTAAAATTTTCGCGGTATTATAAAACGGTTCTCCAGGGTTTTAACCTGGCGGCCGGAGCGGAATACCGCGTGGAAAATTATCAGATTTTTGCGGGAGAAGAAGCTTCGTACCGGAGTTATGAGGCGGGCCAGGCACCAGGGGCTCAGGGGTTTCCCGGCTTCCAGCCTTCCGATGCAATCAATCGTAACCGTTCGAATATTGGTGCTTACGTCGATCTGGAAGCAGACGTAACGAAGTCACTATTACTGGGCGTAGCGGGGCGGTATGAACAGTACAGCGATTTTGGCGGAACCTTCAACGGCAAGCTTTCGGCCCGCTACAAACTCACCGATTTTCTGACGCTGCGGGCCACGGCCAGTACGGGATTCCGGGCCCCTTCCCTGCCGCAGATTTACTTCAACTCGACCATTACCAACTTCGTGAACGGACAGCCTGTAGAGGTGCTCATTGCCCGTAACGACAGCCGGGTAACGCAGGCCCTGGGGATTCCGAAACTTAAACAGGAAACCAGTCAGAACCTGAGTGCAGGGATTACGCTGAATCCTACGAACAGTTTGTCCATCACTGTCGATGGCTATCTCATTAAAATCAAAGATCGAGTGGTGTTAACGGGTGGTTTTGAAGACACGGACGATGTGATTGGCGAAGACCTGAAAGCCCTGGGCGTAGGCCGGGCTCAGTTTTTCACCAACGCCGTTTCAACGACGACCCGTGGACTGGACGTGATCGTAACCCATCGGGCTACACTGGGAGCCGGTAGCCTGACGACCTCGCTGGCGGCAAACTTCAATAAGCTGACGATTGATACGGTAAACACCACGCCCCGATTGGCTGGCAAACAGGATACCTACTTTGATATTCGGGAACGCTATTTCGTGATGTACTCCGCTCCGCCGTCGAAGATCAATTTGTCTTTTGACTATACGCTGCGGAAGTTCAATGTCATGTTGCGTTTTGTACGGTTTGGCGAGATCAAACTGGCGAATTGGAATTATGATTTAAACGATCTGGATGTGTACAAACCTAAAGTGACGACCGATCTGACGCTGGGGTACCGGATTACACCGCAGGTTGGTATAGCCATTGGCGGTACGAACCTCTTCAACGTGTATCCGACGCTCCACCAACCTAGCCTGACCGAATCGGGCGGTGCCTGGGACCCGGTACAAATGGGCAGCAACGGTTCCTTCTGGTTTGCCCGGTTGAATCTGAAATTTTAA
- a CDS encoding RluA family pseudouridine synthase — protein sequence MKPLDFKDLIIFENEDFIVINKPPYIASLDERQADNTLSILRLAKAYSDDAQLCHRLDKETSGVLAIAKNPEAYRHLSMQFEHRETVKRYHAVVNGVHNFQGESVYLPILALPRDGVVKIDRAKGKEAETLFFTLKAYRQYTIVECLPITGRMHQIRIHLTCLKAPIVADSTYGGKPIYLSQLKRKFNLKKDTDEQPLMKRVALHAYSLTFHLLNGEEVKIEAPYPKDFEVLVKQLEKNG from the coding sequence ATGAAGCCACTGGATTTTAAGGATTTAATTATTTTCGAGAACGAAGATTTCATCGTCATCAATAAACCGCCCTACATCGCGTCGCTCGACGAACGGCAGGCGGATAATACCCTCAGTATTTTACGATTAGCCAAAGCCTACAGCGACGACGCCCAGTTGTGTCACCGGCTAGATAAGGAAACGTCGGGTGTACTGGCCATTGCCAAGAATCCGGAAGCGTACCGACATTTGTCGATGCAGTTTGAGCACCGCGAAACGGTAAAACGCTACCACGCGGTGGTGAATGGCGTCCATAATTTTCAGGGAGAATCGGTATACCTGCCCATTCTGGCTCTGCCCCGCGACGGCGTCGTGAAAATTGACCGGGCAAAGGGGAAGGAAGCCGAAACCCTTTTCTTTACCCTGAAAGCGTATCGGCAGTATACCATCGTGGAGTGTCTGCCCATTACGGGCCGGATGCACCAGATCCGTATTCACCTGACCTGCCTGAAAGCTCCCATCGTAGCGGATTCAACCTACGGCGGAAAACCGATTTACCTGTCGCAGCTCAAGCGGAAGTTCAATCTGAAAAAAGATACGGATGAGCAACCGCTGATGAAACGGGTAGCCCTGCATGCGTACTCCCTGACGTTCCATTTGCTGAACGGTGAAGAAGTGAAAATCGAAGCTCCGTACCCGAAAGACTTTGAGGTCTTGGTAAAGCAACTGGAAAAGAACGGATAA